CTAAAGGTAAAATACTTGGCTATATCCGCGTCAGCAGTTTTGGTCAAAATACAGAACGACAACTCGATGGAATTCTTCTTGATAAAGTTTTCACTGATAAAGCATCAGGAAAAGATACCAAAAGACCTGGACTAGAAGAACTTCTTCACTATGCAAGAGATGGAGATACGATTGTTGTCCATAGCATGGATCGATTAGCTCGTAATCTTGATGATTTAAGAAAGCTAGTGTTAGATTTAACAGAGAAGGGGATAGGTATTCGATTTGAGAAAGAGCAGTTAGTCTTTACAGGCGAGGACTCTCCCATGGCCAAGCTTCTTCTCTCCGTAATGGGAGCTTTTGGAGAATTTGAGCGAGCTCTTATCAGAGAGCGGCAGTTAGAAGGAATTCATCTTGCAAAGCAAAAGGGACTCTATAAAGGAAGGAAGAAAAAGCTCAGTGAGGAAACAATATTAGAGCTTAAGGAAAAGGTTTCTCAAGGACATAGCAAATCAGCAGTTGCCAAGGAGCTTAATATCAGCCGAGAGACACTTTATCAGTACTTGAGAAATAATTAAGTTATAGATTATAATTTTAGTATTCACCCGCCCAACTATATCCATCTCATACCATATAAAAGCTGA
The nucleotide sequence above comes from Candidatus Paracaedimonas acanthamoebae. Encoded proteins:
- a CDS encoding recombinase family protein: MSKGKILGYIRVSSFGQNTERQLDGILLDKVFTDKASGKDTKRPGLEELLHYARDGDTIVVHSMDRLARNLDDLRKLVLDLTEKGIGIRFEKEQLVFTGEDSPMAKLLLSVMGAFGEFERALIRERQLEGIHLAKQKGLYKGRKKKLSEETILELKEKVSQGHSKSAVAKELNISRETLYQYLRNN